The Leptospira paudalimensis region AAGTAAGGGAATAAAAAAATTCCATAAATAACTGCTAAGAATTTTGTATGTAAAAGAAGTCCAAATACAATCGCACTCTGTTGGTATCTTTTATTTTTTAAGAAATACCAATACATCCAAAAGAATACGATTACCAAAACTTCAAAATGCATGTTTGCGTACACTTCTTTGGTATAAATTGGATAAATCCAAAAGAGAAGAATTGGTTTTTTCCAATTCGATCGATTGAAATACCATAAAGATATCGTTTCAAACAGTAAATAACTGGCTTTTAAAAGAAACGTTGAATTTCCATAGGTAAATAAGGAAAAATAGAATAAAACAAATGGACTATAGATCGTTGTCCAATCGGGATGATTGATATTTGAAAGAATCTCCGATGAAAATGAATCATTGGAATCAAGGTTAAAAAATTGAGAAGGTGAAACTTCGTAGGGAGAAATTAAGTTTCGGATGAGTTGTCCTTCCCAAAGGTAACGTGCCCAATCATCTTCCCAAATTGGATCTAAAATAAGACAAAGGATTCTGAATCCTAGTCCAATGAAGAATAATGTTTTAAAATGAACTCTAAAAAATTGGTTTGGTAAGGTTACTACTTTTAAAAAAAAAGCAGTAACCAAAATTGTAGCGGAAAATAAAAACCAATCAATCAAATGACAGTCACTATTTATTGAAATTTAAATTGTTACAACGTTCACAAACTTCTTCTGGGATGATTCCTGCTTTCATTAGTAAACCAAACATAAAACAACCTGCACACCATCCTAAAAATGATTCGAGGGATGCAAAAAACACAAGTGTTGCGAGGACAATTTGGTACGATAAAAAGAAACCATTTAAAAATAATACAATCGCTGTTAGGCTAAACGAAAATCCAATGAGTTGGGCAAAACGTTTTGGTGGTCCAGCACTTGGAACAAATGAGATCCCAAGCCAAGGAACTAAATACCTAGAAGTAAAAAAAGCAAATGGTTCCCATTTAGGTCCGTAACTCAACCGGAGTAAAAACCCCAAAAGAAGTAAACCTAACACAACGAGATTCGGAAATAAGATGGCGATGACCCCTAAAACAACAACTGTTGACGCAACAATCCTTGTTACATTTTCATTGACGACATCTGGATAAAACCCGAGTTTCATATGAATCCTCCTACATAAGGTTCTACAGATTGGACTCAAAATGGCAAGAAAAAT contains the following coding sequences:
- a CDS encoding DUF4395 domain-containing protein — its product is MKLGFYPDVVNENVTRIVASTVVVLGVIAILFPNLVVLGLLLLGFLLRLSYGPKWEPFAFFTSRYLVPWLGISFVPSAGPPKRFAQLIGFSFSLTAIVLFLNGFFLSYQIVLATLVFFASLESFLGWCAGCFMFGLLMKAGIIPEEVCERCNNLNFNK